A single window of Liolophura sinensis isolate JHLJ2023 chromosome 6, CUHK_Ljap_v2, whole genome shotgun sequence DNA harbors:
- the LOC135468619 gene encoding uncharacterized protein LOC135468619 isoform X2 — MDLAIIELERPLRTTNSIGMSDLTLIFTSLYTRVGLYIIVNTGVTLQNEAASRFRLWMGFIGGFENQVPNLLEIGSGFEKMLRRMYELGLAQHAAVMVAGHGYGGATLSDYVDLNPDMFKALILFSHAPPRYQKMTDFTVPTLFMSGDLDGVMTIFTAAQLFQRVVQQSEFAPDLLYDTPVVTLEGVNHTHYFSGKIPDNFTYTDIEGDISYPAAWGNISRYVVAFMITQAQAPAAEVPAAKALLQAAFSDNQDRMGKIWAVQEMDQNDDGHSPWVEESQVNFVGLQGKDQSRLRVSSDVVSEVELPPVKPKAALNGSVLMVETYVEVSPPRGLDKVNASFTPTQLQAKMKSKDAVLAMLPNVTAQTKNLTCENLNMMCFQTAKSMASDIAQRRFIARGRKLQTEPDIEARTGVQWLTKQLLLNYTPSGLNVTSYSLLTPTNFFIRAFAGMHYCKLLAPSRALEWIYVDSLRGTKPTEQV; from the exons atggatcttgcgattatcgaattggaacgccctttacggactacgaatagtataggaatgtcggacttgacgcttatatttacatcATTGTACACACGTGTAGGTCTGTACATCATTGTAAACACAG GTGTTACCCTTCAGAATGAGGCTGCCAGTCGCTTCCGGTTATGGATGGGATTTATTGGAGGGTTTGAGAATCAAGTGCCTAACCTGCTTGAAATCGGCTCTGGGTTTGAGAAGATGCTGCGGAGGATGTACGAGTTAGGGTTGGCTCAGCATGCAGCGGTCATGGTGGCCGGCCATGGATACGGAG GTGCTACTTTGTCGGATTACGTAGACTTGAATCCCGACATGTTTAAAGCCCTCATCCTCTTTTCACACGCACCCCCTCGTTACCAGAAAATGACGGACTTCACTGTTCCTACCCTCTTCATGTCAGGTGATCTCGACGGAGTGATGACCATATTTACGGCGGCACAGTTATTTCA AcgagttgtacaacaatccgaGTTTGCCCCTGACCTGCTATATGACACGCCTGTGGTCACGCTTGAGGGGGTCAACCACACACACTACTTCTCTGGCAAGATCCCAGATAACTTCACGTACACCGACATAGAAGGGGACATCAGCTATCCTGCAGCTTGGGGAAACATCAGTCGTTACGTTGTGGCCTTTATGATAACCCAGGCGCAAGCGCCGGCAGCGGAAGTCCCAGCCGCCAAGGCCTTACTCCAGGCCGCCTTTTCCGATAATCAGGACCGTATGGGG AAAATCTGGGCAGTCCAGGAGATGGATCAGAATGATGACGGTCACTCCCCGTGGGTGGAGGAGTCACAGGTGAACTTTGTCGGTCTTCAGGGCAAAGATCAAAGCAGATTACGG GTAAGCAGTGACGTAGTGAGCGAGGTAGAACTACCCCCCGTCAAGCCTAAGGCCGCCCTTAACGGTAGCGTCCTCATGGTAGAGACGTACGTTGAGGTGAGCCCACCCCGAGGTTTGGATAAAGTCAACGCCAGCTTCACGCCCACTCAGCTGCAGGCTAAGATGAAGAGTAAAGACGCTGTTCTGGCCATGCTACCCAACGTTACGGCCCAAACTAAGAACCTAACATGTGAAAACCTCAATatg ATGTGTTTCCAGACAGCTAAGTCCATGGCGTCTGATATAGCACAAAGGAGGTTCATCGCCAGGGGCCGCAAACTTCAAACGGAGCCCGATATCGAGGCTCGTACGGGGGTGCAGTGGCTTACCAAACAACTCCTTCTCAACTACACACCATCTGGCCTCAACGTGACGTCATACTCTCTTCTTACCCCAACAAACTTCTTCATCCGGGCCTTTGCCGGCATGCACTACTGCAAACTACTAGCGCCATCAAGGGCACTGGAGTGGATATATGTCGATTCGCTGAGAGGCACAAAACCCACTGAACAGGTGTAA